A region of Piscinibacter gummiphilus DNA encodes the following proteins:
- a CDS encoding mechanosensitive ion channel family protein yields the protein MSPIAYGIPVLLEHWALTLAVALVALVAVEAIFWVGVRLVRRAARRSAMAVTVTQAIHGPSHWVLRLVALNLVWQGAPDDLAGIAGVQRWTGLLLIAVVTWLVVRVVNGTARAVVAAHPVTVADNLAARRIHTQTRAIAKTLVGLIVVIGASLMLMTFPAVRQIGTSLLASAGLVGIVAGFAARPVLGNLIAGLQIGLTQPIRIDDVVIVQGEWGVIEEITGAYVVVRVWDQRRLVVPLQWWIENPFQNWTRNTSELIGTVFLWVDYRMPLAPLREALKAACEASPHWDRRFALLQVVEGGETAMQLRCLVTAASAPQAWDLRCDVREALIDFVQREYPQFLPRLRAEAEIAAPQPSPLGPPA from the coding sequence ATGAGCCCCATCGCCTACGGCATCCCCGTCCTCCTCGAACACTGGGCGCTCACGCTCGCCGTCGCCCTGGTGGCGCTGGTCGCCGTCGAAGCGATCTTCTGGGTGGGCGTGCGCCTCGTGCGCCGCGCGGCCCGCCGCTCCGCGATGGCGGTCACCGTCACGCAGGCCATCCACGGCCCCTCGCACTGGGTGCTGCGCCTCGTCGCGCTGAACCTCGTGTGGCAGGGGGCGCCCGACGACCTCGCCGGGATCGCCGGCGTGCAGCGCTGGACCGGCCTGCTGCTGATCGCCGTGGTGACGTGGCTCGTGGTGCGCGTGGTGAACGGCACGGCCCGCGCGGTGGTGGCCGCGCACCCGGTGACCGTGGCCGACAACCTCGCGGCCCGGCGCATCCACACCCAGACCCGCGCCATCGCCAAGACCCTCGTGGGCCTGATCGTCGTGATCGGCGCGTCGCTGATGCTGATGACCTTTCCCGCGGTGCGCCAGATCGGCACGAGCCTGCTGGCCTCGGCCGGGCTCGTGGGCATCGTCGCGGGCTTCGCCGCGCGGCCGGTGCTGGGCAACCTGATCGCGGGGCTGCAGATCGGGCTCACGCAGCCGATCCGCATCGACGACGTCGTGATCGTGCAGGGCGAGTGGGGCGTGATCGAGGAGATCACGGGCGCCTACGTCGTCGTGCGGGTGTGGGACCAGCGCCGCCTCGTCGTGCCGCTGCAGTGGTGGATCGAGAACCCGTTCCAGAACTGGACGCGCAACACGTCCGAGCTGATCGGCACCGTGTTCCTGTGGGTCGACTACCGCATGCCGCTCGCACCGCTGCGCGAGGCATTGAAGGCCGCCTGCGAGGCCAGCCCCCACTGGGACCGCCGCTTCGCGCTGCTGCAGGTGGTGGAGGGCGGCGAGACGGCCATGCAGCTGCGCTGCCTGGTCACCGCCGCGAGTGCGCCGCAGGCATGGGACCTGCGCTGCGACGTGCGCGAGGCGCTGATCGATTTCGTGCAGCGCGAGTACCCGCAGTTCCTGCCGCGCCTGCGCGCGGAGGCCGAGATCGCAGCGCCTCAGCCTTCGCCGCTCGGGCCGCCGGCATAG
- a CDS encoding HAD family hydrolase gives MPKAILFDHDGTLVDSEPSHLALWNEVLEPLGVTLPEPLYKDLYAGMPTPANAVDIAERFGLDVAPAELAERKAEATRAFLAARPFPLMPGTREVLDRLQAAGLRLAVVTGAARDATRASLAAHGLLDRFETIVTADDVAFSKPAPDCYLLAARQLGVSPAECVAIEDSEHGLQAAADADVPCVVKPTPMSAHHDFARATVRVDDLHAAAAWILARAAA, from the coding sequence ATGCCCAAAGCCATCCTCTTCGACCACGACGGCACGCTCGTCGATTCCGAACCGAGCCACCTCGCCCTCTGGAACGAGGTGCTCGAACCGCTCGGAGTCACGCTCCCCGAGCCGCTCTACAAGGACCTGTACGCGGGCATGCCCACGCCGGCCAACGCCGTCGACATCGCCGAGCGCTTCGGCCTCGACGTGGCGCCCGCCGAACTCGCCGAACGCAAGGCCGAGGCCACCCGCGCCTTCCTCGCGGCCCGGCCGTTCCCGCTGATGCCCGGCACCCGCGAGGTGCTCGACCGGCTGCAGGCCGCGGGCCTGCGCCTCGCGGTGGTGACGGGCGCGGCCCGCGACGCCACCCGCGCGTCGCTCGCGGCCCACGGCCTCCTCGACCGCTTCGAGACGATCGTCACCGCGGACGACGTCGCGTTCAGCAAACCGGCCCCCGACTGCTACCTGCTGGCCGCGCGCCAGCTGGGCGTGTCTCCGGCCGAGTGCGTGGCCATCGAGGACTCCGAACACGGCCTGCAGGCCGCGGCGGACGCGGACGTGCCGTGTGTGGTCAAGCCCACGCCGATGTCCGCTCACCACGACTTCGCGCGCGCCACGGTGCGCGTGGACGACCTGCACGCGGCCGCCGCCTGGATCCTCGCCCGCGCCGCGGCCTGA
- the senA gene encoding selenoneine synthase SenA has protein sequence MLDIEAPPIPADQMRRAGRDLLSLALMDTRNRTLRWASANEEALGNSRWGLGPMAEVQPCDPPLWAIGHLGWFQEFWIARNLQRQQGERADPKSTRLASIDPSSDSCFDPQHAPFDVRWQLQPPDLDATRQYLVATLETTLDLLEHAGSDDDALYFFRLALFHEDRQNEVFATLSQTLGQPAPWLPSPVAFAPRDPLLFPASTWTFGSSPGGFSFDNERPVHVEPVLEFEIDAQAVTWTQYAEFVEDGGYDDARFWSPDGWAWVQREGRRSPRHVDQLRHGVLVQRFGQAVRVPMGQAAMHLTWYEADAWCRWAGRRLPTEVEWELAAHQGASRGFRWGQVWEWTATTFRPFDGFQPGPDLHHSPPAFGTHKVLRGASFATSERMRHAKFRHFLRPERDDQFTGFRSCAL, from the coding sequence TTGCTCGACATCGAAGCCCCTCCCATCCCCGCCGACCAGATGCGCCGCGCGGGGCGTGACCTGCTGTCGCTGGCGCTGATGGACACGCGCAACCGCACGCTCCGCTGGGCCAGCGCGAACGAGGAGGCGCTCGGCAATTCCCGCTGGGGTCTCGGGCCCATGGCCGAAGTGCAGCCGTGCGACCCGCCGCTGTGGGCCATCGGCCACCTCGGCTGGTTCCAGGAGTTCTGGATCGCGCGCAACCTGCAACGCCAGCAGGGGGAACGCGCCGACCCGAAGTCCACGCGGCTCGCTTCCATCGACCCGTCCTCCGACAGCTGCTTCGACCCGCAGCACGCGCCGTTCGACGTGCGCTGGCAGCTCCAGCCGCCGGACCTGGACGCCACGCGGCAGTACCTCGTCGCCACGCTCGAGACCACGCTCGACCTGCTCGAGCACGCGGGGTCCGACGACGACGCCCTCTACTTCTTCCGCCTGGCGCTGTTCCACGAGGACCGCCAGAACGAGGTGTTCGCCACCCTGTCGCAGACCCTCGGGCAGCCCGCGCCGTGGCTGCCGTCCCCGGTGGCCTTCGCGCCGCGGGACCCGCTGCTGTTTCCCGCGTCCACGTGGACCTTCGGCAGCAGCCCCGGCGGGTTCTCGTTCGACAACGAGCGGCCGGTTCACGTCGAGCCCGTGCTCGAGTTCGAGATCGACGCCCAGGCCGTGACCTGGACCCAGTACGCCGAGTTCGTCGAGGACGGCGGCTACGACGACGCACGCTTCTGGTCGCCCGACGGCTGGGCCTGGGTGCAGCGCGAGGGCCGGCGGTCGCCGCGCCACGTCGACCAGCTGCGCCACGGCGTGCTGGTGCAGCGCTTCGGCCAGGCCGTGCGCGTGCCCATGGGCCAGGCCGCCATGCACCTCACCTGGTACGAGGCCGACGCCTGGTGCCGCTGGGCGGGCCGGCGCCTGCCCACCGAGGTCGAATGGGAACTGGCCGCCCACCAGGGGGCATCGCGTGGCTTCCGCTGGGGGCAGGTGTGGGAGTGGACCGCCACCACCTTCCGCCCGTTCGACGGCTTCCAGCCCGGCCCCGACCTCCATCATTCGCCGCCCGCCTTCGGAACGCACAAGGTGCTGCGCGGTGCCTCCTTCGCCACCAGCGAGCGCATGCGCCATGCAAAATTCCGCCACTTCCTTCGCCCCGAACGCGACGACCAGTTCACCGGTTTCCGCAGCTGTGCGCTGTAG
- a CDS encoding sensor histidine kinase, giving the protein MANPPPPESDRAPRRPSEPSWGDSTRPGDLRNHSSAFGTTTGFGPGGSALAPDPRVASAFDVCHVGVLLRAVLFVHGVLAVGVAFGPKSIDAWLNRFAIGAGLALPATLAWLVVACLLKRQLGRLVPWLQWVAAVALGAACGAGAYVLQDAGSLDLLGGIHWPGPTAAGGALAAALFYWLTLRARARLPAHVEARLAELQSRIRPHFLFNTLNTAIALARLDPARTETLLEDLAELFRVALNDSGEAVTLSEEVALAQRYLAIEQVRFGDRLKVTWELDEDAGQARVPPLLLQPLVENAVRHGVEPAPEGGQIRIRTRVKRAHAVIIIVNTMPGKPSRPGNGIALRNVRERLRLMHDVTAQFEVRADNQFFRVQMVVPL; this is encoded by the coding sequence ATGGCCAACCCCCCGCCGCCCGAGTCCGACCGCGCCCCCCGCCGGCCCTCCGAGCCGTCCTGGGGCGACAGCACCCGGCCCGGCGACCTGCGCAACCACAGCAGCGCGTTCGGCACCACCACCGGCTTCGGCCCGGGCGGCTCCGCGCTCGCGCCGGATCCCCGCGTGGCCTCCGCGTTCGACGTGTGCCACGTCGGGGTGCTGCTGCGGGCCGTGCTGTTCGTGCACGGCGTGCTGGCCGTGGGCGTGGCGTTCGGCCCGAAGTCGATCGACGCCTGGCTCAACCGGTTCGCCATCGGCGCGGGCCTCGCGCTCCCGGCCACGCTCGCCTGGCTGGTGGTGGCCTGCCTGCTCAAGCGCCAGCTGGGCCGGCTCGTGCCGTGGCTGCAATGGGTCGCCGCCGTCGCGCTCGGTGCCGCCTGCGGCGCCGGCGCCTACGTGCTGCAGGACGCCGGGTCGCTCGACCTGCTGGGCGGCATCCACTGGCCCGGGCCCACCGCCGCGGGCGGGGCGCTGGCCGCGGCGCTGTTCTACTGGCTCACGCTGCGCGCGCGCGCGCGGCTGCCCGCGCACGTGGAAGCCCGGCTGGCGGAATTGCAGTCCCGCATTCGCCCGCACTTCCTGTTCAACACGCTGAACACCGCCATCGCGCTGGCCCGGCTCGACCCGGCCCGCACCGAAACCCTGCTCGAAGACCTGGCCGAACTGTTCCGCGTGGCGCTCAACGACAGTGGCGAGGCCGTCACGCTGTCCGAGGAAGTGGCCTTGGCGCAACGTTATCTCGCCATCGAGCAGGTGCGATTTGGTGACAGATTGAAAGTGACGTGGGAGCTCGACGAGGACGCGGGCCAGGCCCGCGTGCCGCCGCTGCTGCTGCAGCCGCTGGTCGAGAACGCGGTGCGCCACGGCGTCGAGCCGGCGCCCGAAGGCGGCCAGATCCGCATCCGGACGCGGGTCAAGCGCGCCCACGCGGTGATCATCATCGTCAACACCATGCCCGGCAAGCCGTCCCGGCCGGGCAACGGCATCGCGCTGCGCAACGTCCGCGAGCGCCTGCGCCTGATGCACGATGTGACGGCGCAGTTCGAGGTTCGTGCCGACAATCAGTTCTTCCGGGTTCAGATGGTGGTGCCGCTGTGA
- a CDS encoding DUF3597 domain-containing protein, with the protein MGIFSKILAKIFPSDHPAVTAPADTAPAAPAAAAPAPVALPPVDVEAILKDLSAKNPGPANWRTSIVDLMKLLQLDSDLASRKELAKELGYTGDTADSASMNIWLHKQVMAKLAANGGKVPAELKD; encoded by the coding sequence ATGGGCATTTTCAGCAAGATCCTCGCGAAGATTTTCCCGTCTGACCACCCGGCCGTCACGGCCCCGGCCGACACCGCACCCGCAGCTCCGGCCGCCGCAGCCCCCGCTCCGGTGGCGCTGCCGCCGGTGGACGTCGAGGCCATCCTGAAGGACTTGTCGGCAAAGAACCCGGGGCCCGCCAACTGGCGCACCTCGATCGTCGACCTGATGAAACTGCTGCAGCTCGACAGCGACCTCGCCTCGCGCAAGGAACTCGCCAAGGAACTGGGCTACACGGGTGACACGGCCGACTCCGCCAGCATGAACATCTGGCTGCACAAGCAGGTGATGGCCAAGCTCGCGGCCAACGGCGGCAAGGTGCCCGCCGAACTGAAGGACTGA
- the fdhD gene encoding formate dehydrogenase accessory sulfurtransferase FdhD, producing MTDPTRAVPVLRNGTLAETDSVAVETPVALVFNGISHAVMMATPADLEAFALGFALSEGLLASRAECYGIDMVESDAGIEVQIEVAAAAEMRLKDQRRSLAGRTGCGLCGIDSLTRLDLAPERLAPPAWAATLSPVVVQRALAGMGSHQPINAATGACHAAGWSDPDGVIADVAEDVGRHNALDKLLGRRAQAGLSNADGFVVMSSRASYELVRKCARLGVPALATISAPTSLAIDIAAQAGLVLYGFVRSNQAVRYAGGPSGEG from the coding sequence ATGACCGATCCCACCCGCGCCGTCCCCGTGCTTCGCAACGGCACGCTCGCCGAGACCGATTCGGTCGCCGTCGAGACCCCCGTCGCGCTCGTCTTCAACGGCATCTCCCACGCGGTGATGATGGCCACGCCGGCCGACCTCGAGGCCTTCGCGCTGGGCTTCGCGCTGTCCGAAGGCCTGCTCGCTTCGCGCGCGGAGTGCTACGGCATCGACATGGTGGAAAGCGACGCCGGCATCGAGGTGCAGATCGAGGTGGCCGCGGCCGCCGAGATGCGTCTGAAGGACCAGCGCCGGTCGCTCGCCGGCCGCACGGGCTGCGGGCTGTGCGGCATCGACAGCCTGACCCGGCTGGACCTCGCCCCTGAACGCCTCGCGCCGCCCGCGTGGGCGGCCACGCTGTCGCCCGTGGTGGTGCAGCGCGCGCTCGCCGGCATGGGAAGCCACCAGCCCATCAACGCGGCCACGGGCGCCTGCCATGCGGCCGGCTGGTCCGACCCGGACGGCGTGATCGCCGACGTGGCCGAGGACGTGGGCCGGCACAACGCGCTCGACAAGCTGCTCGGGCGCCGCGCGCAGGCGGGCCTGTCCAACGCCGACGGCTTCGTGGTGATGTCGAGCCGGGCCAGCTACGAGCTCGTGCGCAAGTGCGCGCGGCTCGGCGTGCCGGCGCTCGCCACCATCTCCGCGCCCACGTCGCTCGCGATCGACATCGCGGCGCAGGCCGGGCTCGTGCTGTACGGGTTCGTGCGCAGCAACCAGGCCGTCCGCTATGCCGGCGGCCCGAGCGGCGAAGGCTGA
- a CDS encoding FdhF/YdeP family oxidoreductase: protein MSEQKIEFYKGPAGGWGALRSVAKTLMKEGAPGKGARTLLAANQPDGFDCPGCAWPDRSHTSTFEFCENGVKAVAAESTSKRATPEVIGEHTVSWWAEQSDYVLEQLGRITEPLVYDAVTDKYKRIAWDDAFTLIAAELKALPDPNQASFYTSGRTSNEAAFLYQLFVREYGTNNFPDCSNMCHEPSGSGLRPTIGVGKGTVTLHDFEQADLILILGQNPGTNHPRMLGELRDAAKRGCRIVSVNPLRERGLERFADPQDKLEMATMGSTPISSHYVRIRIGGDFAFLKGLCKLVLEADEHARLNGLAPIVDSAFIAEHTSGFDEFMQDVLDEDWDVIQTESGLTKAEIEAVAKQYMESKRVIACWGMGITQHQHSVATIQMIVNLLMLRGNLGREGAGVCPVRGHSNVQGDRTMGINEKPTAAFLDRLGKVFGFEPPRSHGHDTVGAIEAMLEGQCKVFFAMGGNFAAATPDTLATYRALQSCELTVHVATKFNRSHVVHGQQALLLPCLGRTEIDVQAGGTQGVTVEDSMSMVHLSAGLNAPASEHLLSEPMIVARLAAATLPHSKTPWLDLVADYRLIRERIEAVFDDFAGFNEKIAKPGGFRLRNTASERVWNTPSGKAKFSTHAVPRDTFVHRAKASEKHRDTVVLTLATVRSHDQYNTTVYGMDDRYRGVYGQRRVVFINDEDLRDIGLKDGDWVDITSLYADGVERRAEKFRLVSYDIPRGNIASYYPETNPLVPLQSFAIGARTPTSKSIPVKLTRCDAPAA from the coding sequence ATGAGCGAACAGAAGATCGAGTTCTACAAAGGCCCGGCCGGTGGCTGGGGCGCGCTGCGCAGCGTCGCCAAGACGCTGATGAAGGAAGGCGCACCGGGCAAGGGAGCCCGCACGCTGCTGGCGGCGAACCAGCCCGACGGCTTCGACTGCCCCGGCTGCGCCTGGCCCGACCGCAGCCACACCTCCACGTTCGAGTTCTGCGAAAACGGCGTCAAGGCCGTCGCAGCCGAGTCCACGTCGAAGCGTGCCACGCCCGAGGTCATCGGTGAGCACACCGTGTCGTGGTGGGCCGAACAGTCCGACTACGTGCTGGAGCAGCTCGGCCGCATCACCGAGCCCCTGGTGTACGACGCGGTCACCGACAAGTACAAGCGCATCGCCTGGGACGACGCCTTCACGCTGATCGCCGCCGAACTCAAGGCCCTGCCCGACCCCAACCAGGCGAGCTTCTACACGTCGGGTCGCACCAGCAACGAAGCGGCCTTCCTGTACCAGCTGTTCGTGCGCGAGTACGGCACGAACAACTTCCCCGACTGCTCGAACATGTGCCACGAGCCGAGCGGCAGCGGGCTGCGCCCCACCATCGGCGTGGGCAAGGGCACGGTCACGCTGCACGACTTCGAGCAGGCCGACCTGATCCTGATCCTCGGCCAGAACCCCGGCACCAACCACCCGCGCATGCTGGGCGAGCTGCGCGACGCCGCCAAGCGCGGTTGCCGCATCGTCAGCGTGAACCCGCTGCGTGAGCGCGGCCTGGAGCGTTTCGCCGACCCGCAGGACAAGCTCGAGATGGCCACGATGGGCTCCACGCCCATCTCGTCGCACTACGTGCGCATCCGCATCGGCGGGGACTTCGCCTTCCTGAAGGGCCTGTGCAAGCTCGTGCTGGAAGCCGACGAACACGCCCGCCTCAACGGCCTGGCGCCCATCGTCGACTCGGCCTTCATCGCCGAACACACCTCCGGCTTCGACGAGTTCATGCAGGACGTGCTCGACGAGGACTGGGACGTCATCCAGACCGAGAGCGGCCTGACCAAGGCCGAGATCGAGGCGGTGGCGAAGCAGTACATGGAGTCGAAGCGGGTGATCGCCTGCTGGGGCATGGGCATCACGCAGCACCAGCATTCGGTCGCGACGATCCAGATGATCGTCAACCTGCTGATGCTGCGCGGCAACCTCGGCCGCGAAGGCGCGGGCGTGTGCCCGGTGCGCGGCCACAGCAACGTGCAGGGCGACCGCACGATGGGCATCAACGAGAAGCCCACCGCCGCGTTCCTCGACCGCCTGGGCAAGGTGTTCGGTTTCGAGCCGCCGCGTTCGCACGGCCACGACACCGTGGGCGCCATCGAGGCGATGCTCGAGGGCCAGTGCAAGGTGTTCTTCGCGATGGGCGGCAACTTCGCCGCCGCCACGCCCGACACGCTGGCCACGTACCGCGCGCTGCAGTCGTGCGAACTGACCGTCCACGTGGCCACCAAGTTCAACCGCAGCCACGTCGTGCACGGCCAGCAGGCGCTGCTGCTGCCGTGCCTGGGCCGCACCGAGATCGACGTGCAGGCCGGCGGCACGCAGGGTGTCACGGTGGAAGACTCGATGAGCATGGTGCACCTGTCGGCCGGCCTCAACGCGCCGGCGTCCGAGCACCTGCTGTCCGAACCGATGATCGTCGCCCGCCTGGCCGCGGCAACGCTGCCGCACAGCAAGACGCCGTGGCTCGACCTCGTCGCCGACTACCGCCTGATCCGCGAACGCATCGAGGCCGTGTTCGACGACTTCGCCGGCTTCAACGAGAAGATCGCGAAGCCGGGCGGCTTCCGCCTGCGCAACACGGCGTCCGAACGGGTGTGGAACACGCCGTCGGGCAAGGCGAAGTTCAGCACGCACGCCGTGCCGCGCGACACCTTCGTGCACCGCGCGAAGGCCAGCGAGAAGCACCGCGACACCGTCGTGCTCACGCTCGCCACCGTGCGTTCGCACGACCAGTACAACACCACGGTGTACGGCATGGACGACCGCTACCGCGGCGTCTACGGCCAGCGCCGCGTGGTCTTCATCAACGACGAGGACCTGCGCGACATCGGCCTGAAGGACGGCGACTGGGTCGACATCACGAGCCTGTACGCCGACGGCGTCGAGCGCCGCGCCGAGAAGTTCCGCCTCGTCTCGTACGACATCCCGCGTGGCAACATCGCGAGCTACTACCCAGAGACGAACCCGCTCGTGCCGCTGCAGAGCTTCGCGATCGGCGCGCGCACGCCCACGTCCAAGTCCATCCCGGTGAAGCTCACCCGGTGCGATGCCCCGGCCGCTTGA
- a CDS encoding ChaN family lipoprotein: MRCSAAVLLAGLLGACASTTTPTAPPPRVLVFGEQHDQVDQQRQVAEAVATLAARGHLRAVVLEMADRGVDTRAVPRGADDAAAREALGWQQERGWPWVQYGPVVMAAVRAGVPVWGGNLPRAEMRAAMTNTSLDAAVTPEIADKLTAAIRDGHCGLLSEDMAPGMRRVQIARDRSMAGVVRDRLAEGQGGVVLLTGAQHASRDRGVPWQLVKPDVVSATAIRVVLFEPGSDGLVADERRVAAVTQSPDRCEALKAKMGTPAK; the protein is encoded by the coding sequence GTGCGCTGTAGCGCCGCCGTCCTGCTGGCCGGGCTGCTCGGGGCCTGCGCCTCGACGACGACCCCCACCGCACCGCCGCCGCGGGTGCTCGTGTTCGGCGAGCAGCACGACCAGGTCGACCAGCAGCGTCAGGTGGCCGAGGCCGTGGCCACGCTCGCCGCGCGCGGCCACTTGCGTGCGGTGGTGCTCGAGATGGCCGACCGCGGGGTCGACACCCGCGCGGTGCCGCGAGGTGCCGACGACGCCGCGGCCCGCGAGGCACTCGGCTGGCAGCAGGAGCGCGGCTGGCCCTGGGTCCAGTACGGCCCCGTCGTGATGGCGGCCGTTCGCGCCGGCGTGCCGGTGTGGGGCGGCAACCTGCCGCGCGCGGAGATGCGCGCCGCGATGACGAACACGTCGCTGGACGCCGCCGTGACGCCCGAGATCGCCGACAAGCTCACGGCGGCCATCCGCGACGGCCACTGCGGCCTGCTCTCCGAGGACATGGCACCCGGCATGCGCCGGGTCCAGATCGCCCGCGACCGCAGCATGGCCGGCGTCGTGCGCGACCGGCTCGCCGAAGGGCAGGGCGGCGTGGTGCTGCTCACCGGCGCCCAGCACGCCTCGCGCGACCGCGGCGTGCCGTGGCAGCTCGTGAAGCCGGATGTGGTGTCGGCCACGGCGATCCGGGTCGTGCTGTTCGAGCCCGGGTCCGACGGGCTCGTGGCGGACGAGCGGCGAGTGGCAGCGGTCACGCAGAGTCCGGATCGGTGCGAGGCGCTGAAGGCGAAGATGGGGACACCGGCGAAGTAG
- a CDS encoding LytR/AlgR family response regulator transcription factor, protein MALRVLVVDDEMLARARLRTLLAECASPAAAVAGEAAHAGQALEWLAANRCDVVLLDIHMPGLDGVELARRLRAQDDPPAIVFVTAHAEHALQAFELDAVDYLTKPVRRDRLQAALQRVATRVRPPAAAAPPTGGDADAGVLLVNDLGRRIRVPVSDVLYLKAELKYVTLRTATHTHVLDDSLTDLEQRLGPRFLRVHRNALVARGAMQALERRLVPGDGADDVAEGWAVRVGPVGEWLTVSRRQVAAVKDAIAEGGL, encoded by the coding sequence TTGGCGTTGCGGGTCCTCGTGGTCGACGACGAAATGCTGGCGCGTGCGCGTTTGCGCACGCTGCTGGCCGAGTGCGCCTCGCCGGCGGCCGCCGTGGCGGGCGAAGCCGCCCATGCCGGGCAGGCCCTCGAGTGGCTCGCGGCCAACCGCTGCGACGTGGTGCTGCTCGACATCCACATGCCTGGCCTCGACGGCGTCGAGCTGGCCCGCCGGCTGCGCGCCCAGGACGACCCGCCCGCCATCGTGTTCGTCACGGCTCACGCGGAACACGCGCTGCAGGCCTTCGAACTCGACGCGGTCGACTACCTCACCAAACCCGTCCGCCGCGACCGCCTCCAGGCGGCGCTGCAGCGGGTGGCCACCCGCGTGCGCCCTCCGGCCGCCGCGGCCCCGCCGACGGGCGGCGATGCCGATGCCGGCGTGCTGCTCGTCAACGACCTCGGCCGGCGCATCCGCGTGCCGGTGTCCGACGTGCTCTACCTCAAGGCGGAACTGAAGTACGTGACGCTGCGCACGGCCACGCACACCCACGTGCTCGACGACTCCCTCACCGACCTCGAGCAGCGCCTCGGCCCGCGGTTCCTGCGCGTGCACCGCAACGCGCTCGTGGCCCGCGGGGCCATGCAGGCACTCGAGCGGCGGCTCGTGCCGGGCGACGGCGCCGACGACGTCGCCGAAGGATGGGCGGTGCGCGTGGGGCCGGTGGGCGAATGGCTCACGGTGTCGCGCCGCCAGGTGGCCGCGGTGAAGGACGCCATCGCGGAGGGTGGGTTGTGA
- the argH gene encoding argininosuccinate lyase produces the protein MSSNQLDKKSQAWSALFSEPMSELVKRYTASVFFDKRLWKADIAGSLAHAEMLSAQGIIQPKDLADIQRGMAQITADIESGAFEWKLDLEDVHLNIEARLTQLVGDAGKRLHTGRSRNDQVATDVRLWLRDEIDTLLPLLADMQKALVDVADRNVDTILPGFTHMQVAQPVSFAHHLLAYVEMFARDAERLQDVRKRVNRLPLGAAALAGTSYPLDRERVAKTLGFDGVCQNSLDAVSDRDFAMEFSAFASITMVHVSRLAEEIVLWMSQNFGFIDLADRYCTGSSIMPQKRNPDVAELARGKSGRVVGHLMGLITLMKGQPLTYNKDNQEDKEPLFDTVDTVRDTLRIMAEMVGGITVKTEAMERAALKGYATATDLADYLVKKGLPFRDAHEVVAHAVKQAIASGVDLSELPLATLQGFHASITPDVFDVLTLRGSLNARNVLGGTAPAQVRQQIARHRQRLA, from the coding sequence ATGTCCTCCAACCAACTCGACAAGAAATCCCAAGCCTGGTCCGCGCTCTTCTCGGAGCCGATGAGCGAGCTGGTCAAGCGCTACACCGCGAGCGTCTTCTTCGACAAGCGCCTGTGGAAGGCCGACATCGCGGGCAGCCTCGCACACGCCGAGATGCTGTCCGCCCAGGGCATCATCCAGCCGAAGGACCTGGCCGACATCCAGCGCGGCATGGCCCAGATCACCGCCGACATCGAATCCGGCGCGTTCGAGTGGAAGCTCGACCTGGAGGACGTGCACCTGAACATCGAGGCCCGCCTCACGCAACTGGTGGGCGACGCCGGCAAGCGGCTGCACACGGGCCGCTCGCGCAACGACCAGGTGGCCACCGACGTGCGCCTGTGGCTGCGCGACGAGATCGACACGCTGCTGCCGCTTCTGGCCGACATGCAGAAGGCGCTGGTGGACGTGGCCGACCGCAACGTCGACACCATCCTGCCGGGCTTCACGCACATGCAGGTGGCGCAGCCGGTGAGCTTCGCGCACCACCTGCTGGCCTACGTGGAGATGTTCGCGCGCGACGCCGAGCGCCTCCAGGACGTGCGCAAGCGGGTGAACCGCCTGCCGCTCGGCGCCGCCGCGCTGGCCGGCACCAGCTACCCGCTGGACCGCGAGCGCGTGGCGAAGACGCTCGGCTTCGACGGCGTGTGCCAGAACAGCCTCGACGCCGTGAGCGACCGCGACTTCGCGATGGAGTTCAGCGCGTTCGCGTCCATCACGATGGTGCACGTGTCGCGCCTGGCCGAAGAGATCGTGCTGTGGATGAGCCAGAACTTCGGTTTCATCGACCTCGCCGACCGCTACTGCACGGGCAGCTCGATCATGCCGCAGAAGCGCAACCCCGACGTCGCCGAACTGGCGCGCGGCAAGAGCGGCCGCGTGGTGGGCCACCTGATGGGCCTGATCACGCTGATGAAGGGCCAGCCCCTCACGTACAACAAGGACAACCAGGAAGACAAGGAACCGCTGTTCGACACCGTCGACACGGTGCGCGACACCCTGCGCATCATGGCCGAGATGGTGGGCGGCATCACCGTGAAGACCGAGGCGATGGAACGTGCCGCGCTCAAGGGCTACGCCACCGCCACCGACCTCGCCGACTACCTCGTCAAGAAGGGCCTGCCCTTCCGCGACGCGCACGAGGTCGTCGCACACGCCGTGAAGCAGGCCATCGCCTCCGGCGTGGACCTGTCCGAGCTGCCGCTGGCCACGCTGCAGGGCTTCCACGCGTCGATCACCCCCGACGTGTTCGACGTGCTGACGCTGCGCGGATCGCTCAACGCGCGCAACGTGCTGGGCGGCACCGCACCGGCCCAGGTGCGCCAGCAGATCGCCCGCCACCGCCAGCGCCTGGCATAA